The genome window AACTGGGAGAGACTATTCATTCCTCATTCCTCACTCCTAATTCCTCATTAAACCTACTGGCCTTGGCCGTAAACGCGGCCCGCCTGCGTGCTACCCTCGGCGAGATTTCCGATGCTCTGGAAAAGGTGTACGGCCGCCATCAGGCCACCATTCGGGCTATTTCGGGCGTGTATTCTCAGGAAATGAACTACGACGAGCAGTTTGCCAAGGCCCGCCAGATGGCCGACGACTTTGCCGCCCGCGAAGGCCGCCGCCCTCGCATGATGGTGGCCAAAATGGGCCAGGACGGCCACGACCGGGGCTCCAAGATTATTGCTACCTCCTTCGCCGACGTAGGCTTCGACGTGGACATCGCGCCCCTGTTCCAAACCCCCGACGAGGTAGCCCGCCAGGCCGCCGAAAACGACGTGCACGTAGTGGGCGTGAGCAGCCTCGCCGCCGGCCACAAAACCCTGATTCCGCAGCTCATTGCGGAGCTCCGGCAGCTCGGCCGCGAAGACATCCTCGTCATTGCTGGCGGCGTCATCCCCGCCCAGGACTACGACTTCCTCTACAATGCCGGGGTAGTCGGCGTGTACGGTCCCGGCACCGTCATTGCCGTGGCGGCGCAGGAGATATTGGAGAAGCTAGATAGACTTAGCTAATAATATGGAAACACTAGAAGTTAGAAACTTCGGACCCATCGTCCGGGCATCTATAGTTTTAAAGGACGTCAACATATTTATTGGTCCATCATCAAGTGGCAAAAGCACAATAGCAAAACTGTGTGCAATTTTAAATGATTATGACTTTATTAAAAAAGTCAAGAGATTTTCTAAATTTAAAGAATATTTAGAAAAATATAATGTTAGTGAATATTTAACAACTAACACATACATAAGATATGATTCTGATGTACTTACTTTAACTATAAACAATGGACGCATTTCAAACGTGCCTAAGGAAAACATAATTATTGATTCTTACAACGCATTATTTCAATATGCAAAACTTTCACAAACAGTAGATTTCGAATACACAGAATTAGAGGTATACGAACCCGTCTTCGAACATCTTAGAATTTTATCTGAACCAATAGTTAAATCACTCAACCAACTTTCTTATAAAGCGTTTTATAATTTTAAAAGCATAACACACAGAGCTAGCTTTATTTACAGTAAAATATTCACAGAATTAGATTCAGATAATTATGATTTAGACGATGAAAGTTTATATTACGATGAAGATGAATTTGAAGAAATAGTAAGCGAAATTGAATTATTGACCAAAAATTCTATAATTTTCTTTAGGAATGAATTAAGTGAATTAAAAAGTGTACAAAGTTCAACATATATACCAGCAGAAAGAATATTATTTTCTTTAATAACAGAAAAGGTGTTTTCTTTTGAAAATGCCAAATTGGCATTGCCTCAAGTAATGATCGATTTTGGAACAATTGTCGAAAAAGCAAAAATATCTTCCAAAGAGTATAATTTAGATTTCATAGGAACTAAATATAAGTTTGATAAAGGCAAGAATATAATAACACAAAATGGATATGAGACGGAATTAAGCAAAGCCGCTAGTGGTATACAAACAATAATCCCGCTCTATCTAGCCATTGAATACAAAATATATACAAACGACCAGAATACAAATTTTATAATAGAAGAACCTGAGTTAAACCTATATCCTACTAATCAAAAGAAATTAATAGAATACATTATTGCAAAATGCACAAACAAAAATGGAAGCCTTACAATTACTACTCATAGTCCATATATATTAACTTGCATAAATAACTTTATACAAGGAGCAAACGCATTTCAAGAGAGACCGGAAATGATTGAATCAATAAAAGATATTATAAGTCCAAACTATTGGTTAGAATACAATAGAGTTTCAGCATACTATATAAATAACGGCTTAACTGAAAATATTATGAATAGCGATATTAAATCAATAGGAGCTAGCAAAATAGATGATGTATCAGAAGAAATAGGGAATGAATTTAATCAACTTACAGATATAATATATTCGTAAATATGGCACAAAATATTATCCATTCTTTAAATGCAGAAGCTTGTATATCACATAGCACTGTTGCAAAAGAAAAAAATAAAACATTTAGAATAGAGTGTAACAACAAATTAAAAGTCTTCAAAATACACATAGATGGTTGTTTCATAAAAGGAAAACAGATAAGATGCGACTATGCATTTATAATACCTGAAAACAACACATATTTTTTTGTAGAGTTAAAAAGTGAAGATATTGAGCATGCCTTTAACCAAATAATCGAAACGATAAATCATTTTAATAAAATACAAAGGCTAGATAAGAACAATATTGAAGGATATATAATAAGCTCCTCAGTTCCAACATCTGCTAATCTAAAGTTCCAGGAACTAATTATAAAATTTAAAAAATTTCATGGCAAGAGTCTAGCAAGGTATACGAACCAGGGTATAAAAACAGTGAAATAAATATAACACACAATATGCGCATTGACGACATAGACCAAGAAGACGCGGACATTGATTGGTTTGCGGCAGATAGTAACGGGCATGTTGTGCACGTAGCATCCGGCGGCGGGATACTGCCTGAATCGGTGGCGGCTTCCCAGGAGGTGCTGCTGGAGCTGCACCAGTATTTCCTGACGCTGCCGGAAACCGATTCGGCGGTGGCGGCGGGGGTAGCCGAGGGCACGGATGAGGGCAGCTACCAGGGCTTTGCGCGCTACGCCCGACGCGGGCTGTTCTCCTTCGCCAAAACCCGCCTGCACGAGCGCGCCGATACGCGCTACTACGTGGTGGCCCGGCCCTTGCAGCCGCTCACGGTGGCTGACCTGCCGAAGAACATGGCTACCCTGCTACGTCGAACCCAACTGCCGGGTGCCGTGGCAGGGCAGGCTACCTTGGATGTAGCAACCATCTTGTAGGGTGCCCCACAAGCACTATCGGGGTTTCTGATTGTCAAGTCGCCTACTTACCCGTTGCCATG of Hymenobacter sublimis contains these proteins:
- a CDS encoding AAA family ATPase, whose protein sequence is METLEVRNFGPIVRASIVLKDVNIFIGPSSSGKSTIAKLCAILNDYDFIKKVKRFSKFKEYLEKYNVSEYLTTNTYIRYDSDVLTLTINNGRISNVPKENIIIDSYNALFQYAKLSQTVDFEYTELEVYEPVFEHLRILSEPIVKSLNQLSYKAFYNFKSITHRASFIYSKIFTELDSDNYDLDDESLYYDEDEFEEIVSEIELLTKNSIIFFRNELSELKSVQSSTYIPAERILFSLITEKVFSFENAKLALPQVMIDFGTIVEKAKISSKEYNLDFIGTKYKFDKGKNIITQNGYETELSKAASGIQTIIPLYLAIEYKIYTNDQNTNFIIEEPELNLYPTNQKKLIEYIIAKCTNKNGSLTITTHSPYILTCINNFIQGANAFQERPEMIESIKDIISPNYWLEYNRVSAYYINNGLTENIMNSDIKSIGASKIDDVSEEIGNEFNQLTDIIYS